The Coffea arabica cultivar ET-39 chromosome 2c, Coffea Arabica ET-39 HiFi, whole genome shotgun sequence genome includes the window TTCTTATTTCTGATTGGGTAAGACACCTgggccttttcttttcattttgggGTTCCgttggttttctttcttttttttttgtagttatTTTGTGATATGGAAATATATAGCTATGGATTTCATTGgcgttctgtttcttttttttttttttggttattttgtgACATTGAAATATATATAGTTGTGGATTTTGTTCTAGTGTTTGTTTCTAATATTTGTCGTCCTTGTACTACTTAATATTCTTGTGAATTGCATCTAAAGTTGTGTCAATGGTGTTTATTTTTCTATGTTGGTTTGGGGCTGTACTAATAATCTATTAATAGTGTTTATTCTTCTATGTTGGTTTGGGTTTTACTAGAAataaaaaagggtctaaaaataattgaaatatgTAAATAATTAATCtagtttcttgaaaaaatttgagGTATTTTAAGAGAATGATATCTTAAAAAGTTTTGCTAGTTGTAGCCAACTACATAGCTGAATTGCTAAAAGAATGAAAGCAAATAATTAGAAAATCATGCGAGGTACATGAATGGAGAAAAACAAATGTGCCATTTTAATAGATGACATTTTACTAGTTAATTTTAATGTTGGAGACCTTGGATTTGGAAGTTATGACCTTGGTGGAGATTGATGATTATCTTAGATTTGAAATTATTATTGTGTAAACAGTAAAACATTTGGTTTTAAGACTTGTAATCattggctccgtttggattagttgttttttaaggtgtttttgaaatattttactatatCAATGTATATGCAAAACTTTTATTGTACATGTTTTTAGTGGTGTTTTTGGAGGTATTTTTGTGATATATTTTAGGGAATTTgtaaagtttaaaaatttttagaataatttttaaaatttagcaCTCCACTCACCACCACTACCCACCACCGCCACCATCCCctttctccttcctttcttcttcccgttcctcttcctcctccctctctcCCCCCTACCACTCTTCCCTTTCCCTCCCCTTTCTCGCCATACTTTGCCTCTCCCCATCCTTCCCCTCTCCGATTTGGGACCAAAGGCCTCAATTTGGTTGAGGCTAGAGGGGAGTAAGTGGGGTGTAGCGAGGAAAaggaggggaaggggaagggaaggaggaaggaggaaaaagagggagatggaagaggaaggGAGAGGAATgaggaggaaaaagagggagGGGGAAGAGGGAATGAGAGGAAAGAGGAAACAAGAGAAGGAGGAGGAAGATGGTGGGTTGGGTGATGGTAGTGGTAATAGATGGAAGATGAAGATagtgtaaattttatttttaaatttttttggtatacttggagttgtttttgatatattgaaTGGATATAgtattttttgagttatttttatttgtgtattactgtaatattgtatatacaaaacttgtttttcaaaaaaaaaaaatgaaaccaaaCAGAGCCTATTTATAACTGTTtatattcttcttctttatttCTTGTCAAGCTATAGGTAAAAATGCTATATGTTTATAAATAATTTACTTATTTGATATCTTTTAGGTTGTACAAAACTGTATATGAAtttcaaattaattaatttagttAATTTGGGAGCTTTTGGTGGGATCTTACGATCCTACGATCTAATCCTGTGAAACTAAAATCAATCCTACATAGAATCCCAATTTTGCAAACCTTAGGTACAACTGCCCTTTTAAATACAGACACCAGAAAACTCATAGTTGCAGGCAATTGTTTAACTGTGTTCTGGACAACCTTGTAGACTGCTTGGCTGCCAACTCTTCTAGCATGAACAAAGCGAGTAGTATTTACAGTATGACAACTCTGGGCAAAATCCTTAGCAAGATGAATCAGATGACCAAATGCCTAGCCCTCTATGATaacactcaaaaaaaaaatattctgtACCAAAAATCCTGAACACCAAGTCCTTAACATTAAATATAGTACCATTTAAATCTGTCCTTCTTTTATCCTTTAGTTTTAGATTTATCCACATTGAAAAgtgaacattttttttaaaactttaaaatgtTACGTTATGTTTGTAATTTTgaaacaatgttttaaaaaccggaccgttaatcgaaccggtgaagtgaaagggtcgaggttcaaccggtcggaccggttcaacctcggttcaatgaatttttttaaaaataatttatataaatatatatgtgcacaaaataagacatgtaatggataatttaatactttatatgatgaaaagtttactatttttgaataacttggatttttaaaaataaatttttaaaattataagttaaaacaaataaatttcatctcaatttcaattatatctaccaaaaaaatcttaaatataatccaaaaatatcacaatatttgaaattatacaaaattcacgtctatgagaatttagacattgtgaacttaaattttaatttacattttggaatttaaatttacaatttaaaaaagaaagtttggagttcgaagaaaatcaagagaattgaaaatagaaatgcaaatttgataagaaacaaaaaattagataaaagtgagtggttgtggtattaaataaattgggttaaagaaaaataattcttttttaacttttttaaatttaatggacaaaaacaaaattaaaatatggaagaaaacatcaataaattaaaaataaagaggtttgattaaaaaatgagtggcaaaagaaaagatgatagagagagagagagtgtgtgtgtgtgtgtgtgtgtgtgttgaagattaaaaagaaagagtcatgaaaggatgatattttgtgaaaaaaatggaacaaaagaaatatgagtgtttgttttatataaataagttatcaaaaaaaactaataagatgtgatagtgcaacggttactacattggtcttctattacaaaggtcttgagttcgaatcttgataactacattttgcaaaaaaaaaaaaaaaaaaaaaaaaggaaactcaAAAACCGGAAATAACCGGTTCAAATCCGGTTCAGCGGTTTAGCGGTCCGACCGGTTTTTGACCGGTTTCTTGACAAAGTCAAACCTGGCATTGAACCGGACCGgagccatggccggttcgcggttcaaccggtcgaaccggccggtccggtccggttttcaaaacactgTTTTGAAATCACATTGTAGTTCTCATCCAATTATTGCCGCAtttagaaatttctttgtaGAGATTTTGTGATCAATTGGAAGTTGTAACTTATCCCCTTAGATTTTGGAATGtgattttttgtagaatttaaaactttaatgtgattttggattgtgattttttgcagaaaaatttcaatcaccttttcacctcacatatattaaatcgttacaatatatttttgtacaaaactcttaaaaattgcaatccaaatggAAACAACAAGAACTTTTCAATCCACACTTGACAATGACTATGACCAAACATATTCTCGGATTTGCTtaataaagaattttttttgaaaaaaaaaggaaagagaaaaagaagacaaGACATCCGTCAAAGATTCAAAACTCTACCTGGTCTGTATCTTGCTAGCCCATaacaataaaaccaaaaaaGTTAGTCTTCCTAATTTCAACCCAAAGCCCAAAGGCCTAGCATCTCAACCCTCGACTTTTTCTATTTACCATTTTGACCCCATCTACCAAATACcctaagggataatttcagaaacctcccctgaggtttctgacacttgcactGACACCCCTTGAGATTTTAAACATTTCACCACCCTTACTTTTGAGATTTTTGTAATAATTTAGTCCAAAtaggattaaaatattattgcCACGAGTGAGATgagatttttattttatgaatGCCCTTTTGGTCCCTGTATTAGTAGAAGATTTGCACAAGTagtgataataaaaaaaagtccATGTTTGATCCATTAAAATTTTAAACCGTACACAACAAACTTTAATACAAACTAGAAATCATAGCTACCAACTCAATAATGAAATACAACTTTTACTTAACATAAGATTCATAACAACACACCAATGTTTACTTCAACATTTAATAACTTTCTATTATCCCTTCCTCACTATACAAATTTACACATAACAGCAGGATATATGACGTACAGGAATTCAGTTTTACTATCAACTCAAAAATCTACTGATCAAGAAAATATTTACTAAATAACATACTAGTTTTCTTGAAACTGATTCAACAGAACATTTGTTGTAGGAGGTTGAGATGAAAAGGAAATTCGTACCTTGATTTCTGCTTTTAATCACATTCAGTTCCAACAAATGAACAATATCTTCACTTGgtctccattttcttcttctttctcctttgtttttttccttctctattTCTTGCCTACTAGTTATATTGCTACAATATTAGAAACTTGTTCAAACATCCTTGTCAAATCATACCAGTCACAAAAATGGTGCCAAATTCTTCCTCAATTGCCGACTTTCTGTAATGGACTTTTAATCGGGTTAATTAGACATTAGATTCTATTATTCTAGTTAAATGTAATTTAACTAATTCAGATGCATTTGTTTCCCAAATTTACGTTAGTCATTAGCCCCAACTTCATAGGATCAAGTGGTAATTTCAGTTATCATGATGTAAGCGAAAGGGCCCCAAATCTCTGCCAAAGGAGGTgagtgaaatttttaaaaccttaagGGGTATCAGTGCAAGTGGTAAAAACCTGAgaggaggtttgtgaaattatcccaaaccctaaaccctaaaccccagCCTTCTTCTACCCTCCCATTTCTAGCCATAGCCTCCCCGTCACCTGTTTACTCACGTAGAAAAACTAACCCTAAACCAAAATTTCCACTCTTCTTCACTCGCTCTTTCTCCCAAACCATGACAGAAATCGAGCTCTCCCGCTCagacaagaaaaagaagaagaacaaacACTCCAAAACCGAACAAGAACCCGAAGAGATCCAGAAAACCCAACAACCTGACGAAAATGCCGACGATTTCTCAATCAAACCCCAGAAATTCACCCCAACAATCGACACCTCCGAGTGGCCAATCCTCTTGAAGAACTACGACCGCCTCAACATCCGAACTGGCCATTACACCCCCATTTCCTCCGGTTTCTCGCCGCTGAAACGCCCCCTGCTGGAGTATATCCGCTACGGAATCTTGAATCTTGACAAACCGGCGAACCCTTCCTCCCATGAGGTCGTGGCGTGGATCAAGCGGATTCTCCGGGTCGAGAAAACTGGTCATTCGGGTACTCTGGATCCCAAAGTTACTGGTAATTTGATTGTTTGTATTGACCGGGCCACCCGGCTGGTTAAATCCCAGCAGGGTGCCGGGAAAGAGTATGTTTGTATTGCTAGATTGCATTCTGCAGTGCCCGATGCTGCCAAGGTGGGAAGGGCACTGGAGACTTTAACTGGGGCTGTTTTTCAACGGCCCCCTTTAATTTCTGCTGTTAAGAGGCAGCTCAGGATAAGGACTATTTATGAAAGTAAGTTATTGGAGTATGATGCTAGTAGACATTTGGTTGTTTTCTGGATTTCGTGCGAGGCGGGGACTTACGTGAGGACCTTGTGTGTTCACTTGGGGCTGTTGTTGGGTGTGGGTGGGCATATGCAGGAGTTGAGGAGGGTGCGGTCGGGGATTTTAGGGGAGAAGGATAATATGGTGACTATGCATGATGTGATGGATGCTCAATGGGTTTATGATAACTATAGGGATGAAAGCTATTTGAGGAGGGTGATTATGCCGTTGGAGGTTGTTTTGACTAGTTACAAGAGGCTTGTGGTGAAGGATTCCGCTGTTAATGCAATTTGTTATGGTGCCAAATTGATGATTCCGGGGTTGTTGAGGTTTGAGAATGATATTGAGGTTGGGGAGGAGGTGGTTTTGATGACTACGAAAGGGGAGGCAATTGCGTTGGGGATTGCTGAGATGACTACTGCAGTTATGGCTACTTGTGATCATGGGGTGGTTGCGAAGATTAAGAGGGTTGTGATGGATAGGGATACCTATCCCAGGAAATGGGGGTTGGGGCCGAGGGCTTCAATGAAGAAAAAGTTGATTGCTGAAGGGAAGTTGGATAAGCATGGAAAACCGACTGAAAATACTCCTGCTGAGTGGTTGAGGAACGTGGTTCTGCCTCCAGGAGGGGATTCTATCGTTGCTGGCCTTGCTGCTGTTGCTTCTGCTGAGCAGCCAGGTGCATTGAATGCTGAGACTGCTGTGGTTGaggttgaaaagaaaaagaaaaagaaacataaGGAGAAGGAAGGTGCTGATGGAGGGGAT containing:
- the LOC113727037 gene encoding H/ACA ribonucleoprotein complex subunit 4-like; this encodes MTEIELSRSDKKKKKNKHSKTEQEPEEIQKTQQPDENADDFSIKPQKFTPTIDTSEWPILLKNYDRLNIRTGHYTPISSGFSPLKRPLLEYIRYGILNLDKPANPSSHEVVAWIKRILRVEKTGHSGTLDPKVTGNLIVCIDRATRLVKSQQGAGKEYVCIARLHSAVPDAAKVGRALETLTGAVFQRPPLISAVKRQLRIRTIYESKLLEYDASRHLVVFWISCEAGTYVRTLCVHLGLLLGVGGHMQELRRVRSGILGEKDNMVTMHDVMDAQWVYDNYRDESYLRRVIMPLEVVLTSYKRLVVKDSAVNAICYGAKLMIPGLLRFENDIEVGEEVVLMTTKGEAIALGIAEMTTAVMATCDHGVVAKIKRVVMDRDTYPRKWGLGPRASMKKKLIAEGKLDKHGKPTENTPAEWLRNVVLPPGGDSIVAGLAAVASAEQPGALNAETAVVEVEKKKKKKHKEKEGADGGDDRKRKHHEVDDSPAPDAAKKMKVEGAEEVEEKEKKKKKKKDDDDVVSADGEKSKEKKKKKDKQKEDAASSDEDKSEKKKKKKKHKDAENGDSVLPVANAGNDDDTEKSEKKKEKKKKKNKDAEQA